The genomic segment ACGGGCGCATATTTTTTCTCGTTCAACATCGGCATAAACGGAATGACGATAATGTCCGGGCTTTTACCGAGCATCGCATCCATCTCGTCAAATGAATAATGCGGGACGACATCGAGTCCGCCAGTTAGCGATTTAATCTCGCGATTGGGGGCAACGCCGTATACATTGTAAGCTTCGGTCATCGCAAACATCTCGTACGGGACGAGAAAATCGAACACTTCCGTCACTTCGTTCGCCAGCAGCACGGCCACTGTCGGTTTGTTTGCGTCATATTTCGGTACCTTTACATCCGTCAGCAAAGGGGCGGCTTTATCGTATTCCGACATTCCGGCATTCATGGTATTGACGTACCCGATGGCGCCTGTCCCTCCTACGACGACGACAAAAACGATGAGATAAATAATGATGCGCAGTAAAGTTTTCACATGATCCGTTCCTTCCACAGCTGGATTGCTTACTCGTAAAATATAACGAAACATGATAAACATAACCTCTGTCTGTGGTTCGGTAGAGGGGCCCTCCTAAAGTTTGAGCGGCCACTCCTGAGGAGACAACTCTTCTCGTCCTGGCGGAATCGCTAATGTTTGAACGAAAAGGGCATCCCAAAAGGATGCCCTAAAACTTGCCGTTACTGCCAGCGCGGTGAACCGAATCGTAAGTGACGGCCCTATGGCCGCCAGATTTTGCGATTTCACACATTAATATGGACTACACGTTGCCAACCAGATTATGGCTTAACCCTCAAGCAGCGTCATTTGTTCTTCCATGTATCGCGTGCCTTGGGCAGCGTTCTTAGGACTCACATTTTCGATGCGCAGAAGGTCTTCTTTCGAGAGGACAATATCCACGGCAGCGGCGTTTTCCTCCAAATACTTGATTCGCTTCGTGCCTGGAATCGGCAGCGATCCATTGGCGATCGTCCAGGCGATGGCCAATTGAGACGGAGAACAGTTTTTCTCTATCGCGATCTCCTTGATCTTATCAACGATCTCTACGTTCTTGCGGAAGTTCTCTCCCTGGAACCGAGGCATCCATCTGCGAAGATCGTCGGCAGCCAAATCCGCGAATGTACGAAGTTCGCCGGAGATAAAGCCTCTGCTGAGCGGACTATATGCAACATGCGTGATCCCCAGTTCTCTTGCAACCGGAAGAATCTCATCTTCGATGTCCCGGCTCCATAACGAATATTCGCTCTCCAACGCGGAAATCGGATGCACGGCATGGGCCCGGCGAAGGGTGGAAGCAGAAGCTTCGGACAGACCCAATGCCCGGACTTTACCCTCTTTGACCAGATCGGCCATTGCCCCGACCGTCTCTTCGATCGGAACTTGAGGATCGACCCGATGCTGATAATACAGGTCGATGTAATCTGTCTTTAAGCGGCGCAGGCTGGCTTCCACTGCCTTTTTCACATAATCGGGACGGCCGCTGAGGCTCTCGTAATTGGGGGTGTAAGCGAACTTGGTCGCAATAACGGCTTGCTCGCGACGTCCCTGGATTGCTTTTCCAAGCAGCTCTTCGTTGTGACCGTTCCCGTAAACGTCGGCTGTATCGAACATCGTGACGCCTAGATCCAAAGCGCGTTGGATCGTCTTCATCGAAAGTTCGTCGTTCGTCTCGCCATACATGCCCGGAGACATGCCCATGATGCCAAGACCGATCGCAGATAACGTAATGTCGCTATTGCCCAAAACTCTTTGTTTCATGCGTGCATCCCTCATTCTCGTTTCGTTGGTTGGTCGTGTCGGTCTTCCATTTGATTCAGCAATCTGCTCTCGGACGGAAGCCTTCCTTCCTCAATTTCTTCGTAGATGGCAAGCTTGTTATTGACGGCATCAAGGGCTTCGGCCAGTTCGTTCTGACGTCGGAATAATTCTTCTTTGTACTGGTTTAAGATCGCTTTTCTCTGCGGAATTGTGGCATCGCCGTCCAACGCGAGGTTTACCATCTGCTTCAACAAGGAAATTTTCATACCAGTGGCTCTGAAACACGTCATTAATCGGATCCAGTCCAGGTGATCCTGCTCGAACAGACGATTGCCGTGCCGATCTCGCTTAATGTAAGGAAGCAGCCCCTCCTTCTCATAAAACCGAATGGTATGCGCCGGGCAACCAAGCCGTTCCGATGCCTCTTTGATCGTATATGACATATGGACACTCTCCCCTTTATTTGAAAGGACGGCCAGGTCTATTTAAGCTTAAGGCTTAAAGGACACTTTAAGGCAAGCGTAATTTTAATACAATCGCTTGTTGCATAAAGTCGACGCATTGCCGGCCAGCACTGTATAAATTGAATTTTTTGTTTTTCCCAACATTATTCGTATAATCGACAAATTCTCCTATATATTTCCGCTGCTATGGTATCATAGGTGGAAGAATACCTGTCAAGAGAATATTCAATAGCGTATATCAAGAGGAATTGGGGAGGTTCGAGATGTTTCAGTCCAAACGATTGTACCACTTTGTTATTTTTCTTATCTTGTCTGGTTTAATTCCAATTCCTGCCGCAGTGGGGGCAGAATCGTCTTCCTCTGTTGTGATTGCCCAGATTGCCGCCTCTCGACTGCATGCCTTAGTCTTGACGGAGAGCGGCGAAGTGTACGGTTGGGGCTCGAATGCAAATGGGGCCCTTGGAGACGGCACTGATGAAGCAAGAACGGAAGATTTGACGAAGGCCCAAGGGTTACCTGCAATTAAAGCGGTTAGTACCGGGTATCTTTCGTCATATGCTTTGACCAAAGAAGGCGAGTTGTATGCTTGGGGGCGCAATTATTATGGTCAGCTAGGCGGGGGCGCGAGCTGGGGAATTACGCTTCCCAGAAAGATTGAAGGGCTTCCTAAATTAGTTCAAATTGAGGGTGGAAACGAGTTTGCTGTAGCGCTAGCAGCCTCAGGGGAAGTATACACCTTCGGTGTCAATTCTGTAGGGCAGCTAGGTGATGGAACAACCGTTGAACGCAGCAATCCCGCAAAAGTACCTGGGCTTCCTTTCATCAAGGAGATATCCGTCGGAATGCATCATACATTGGTGTTATCCGAATCGGGAGAAGTCTATGCCTGGGGTAGTAATAATTCCGGACAGCTTGGAGATGAAACAACAATAAACAGAACATCTCCTGTTCGAATAACAGGCTTACCCAAGATAAAGGCTCTATCTGCAGGGGTCTATCACACGCTCGCGCTAGCCGATAATGGCGATGTTTATGGTTGGGGTTCGAATGAATATGGACAACTAGGCCAAGTTAGCACAGACAACGTAATGACTCCTAACTTAATCGATACATTTCCCAAATCGCGAGCAATAGCTGCCAGTGCAAGCGACTCTTCTGTAATTACGACTACAGGTGAAGTTTATGTATTAGGAACCGTTCAAACTGAAAATTCGCCTTCAAGTAATGCGCCACGGAAGATGGAAGCAGTGTCCGGTGCAGAGACAATTGCCAGCGGGAGCGACTATACATTATGTGTTTTGAATTCCGGGGAAGTATACGGATGGGGCAGCAACGAGTATGGACAGCTCTTGCTAGGGCCGTCCAACAAATCAATGCCAGTAAAGTTATCGGAGATGAGTCATGTCAGTCAAATTTCTGCCGGCTATCATAATACGGGAGTTGTTTCAAGTTCGGGCGAGCTATACGCCTGGGGTATGAACAATTATGGCCAGCTAGGAGATGGAACGACGGAGGATCGGGGTAAGCCAGTATTGATTTCTAATCTTCCGCCTTTAAAAAAAGTTGAAAAAGGCTCCGATTATACTTTAGCAGTCTCGGTGGATGGAATCGTTTACGGATGGGGGAGCAATTACTATGGAACAATCGGGGATGGAACAACGATAAATAAAACAACGCCCACCTGGGTTAAAGGCCTTAGCAACGTCAAAGATGTTGCCACTGCTTATTTTACATCGGCAGCCTTGACGGAAAACGGTGAAGTTTACACTTGGGGGCTAGGATATCAGCAATCGCCAGAAATTCTAAATGGCCTTCCGCCTATTTCGAATATTACGGCGGGTGATGATGGCACTGTTATGGCCGTGTCTGAGGATGGAGAAGTTTTTATGTGGGGGTGGATATCTGCCCTGGGGGGACTTAAATCTGTTCCAATAAAAGTAGATGGACTAGCGTCCATTAAAAATGCCGCAGTGGGAGCAAATGCTACATATGCTGTTTCAGTTAGCGGTGAAGTGTATGCTTGGGGTTCAAACGACCGGGGACAGCTTGGGGACGGCACGTATGAATCAAATTCTACCCCCACCCTTATTCAAGGGTTGTCGGGGATCATCTCCGTGTCCGCGGGAAGAGGGGGGTATGTCCATGCCGTGACCCAAGTCGGTGAAGTATACGAATGGGGAAGCAACAGCAACAGCGATCCGATTTCGATCCGCAAGCTTCCTTTTAATGAGAAGATATCTAGTATCTCCTCTAAATTTTCTCATACGATTGCTCTGTCAACAAGCGGAAACCTTTATGTGTGGGGCACCAACGATTATGGCGAAATAGGGGACGGCACAAGATATTCAAAGGTTCCGACAAACCTCACAAGCAAAATTAAAAACAGTATCTTGGCTTTACCGGATAACGAACCGCCGTATTGGCCCGGCAACAGTACTCTTCAGGTTAGCGAGGTTGGGAGTACGGAGGCGACTCTTGCTTGGACTCCGGCTGTGGATAACAAAGAAGTGAGCGGCTACGCGTTATTTTCTATCGTCGGGATCACGTTGTCTGAAGTTGCAGTTGTAGATCACGGGGTTACAAAATATAAATTAACGAATCTTACCCCGGATACGCAGTATACATTCATGCTTAAAGCAAAAGATGTCACTTCAAACTGGAGCGATTACAGCCCGGAAATAAACTTCCGGACACGCCCGAGAGGCGAAGATCCAGGAAGCGGCACTCCAGGAAGCGGCACTCCGGGAGGCGTCACTCCTAGTGGTGATATGCCCGAGGAGTCATCCGATCTGCCATGGGACATAAGCACCTCAGTCATGCCGAATGGAAAACAATCCATCCAAATTCAACTCAAAGATAATGGTTTTGAAGAGCTCATGAAGAACGACGAATTCAAGAGCTCGAAAATCTTTCAGATCACATCGAGCGATCCGGCGGACCGGTATGAAGTGACCTTGCCGATTAAGTTCCTTTCCGGCATGTCGTCTCTTGAAGCCTCTTCATTGCTTCGGATCTCGACGCCAGATGGATGGTGGCAGCTTCCAGTATCGACTTTATTGAAGGGGCAGAACGTAACAGCATCCGACCCTGTCGTTATTTCCATTGAGCATGCAGGCACGGAATATGAAGAGACCTTGCAGCAACAATTGGCGGGTAGCGGAGTGCGGCCGCTTGGCAAGTTGTTGGATTTCTCGGTAACGGTTAGCAACCAGCCCGTTAACCAGTTCTCGGAGTACGCAGAACATGGACTAGTCGTTGAGACCAAGCAGATTCCACTAAATCAACTGGCGGGATTGACATATGACCCCGTAGCAAAAAGATTCGTTCCCGTGCCAATTAAGACTGAATGGAATGACGGAGTTCTCCACGTTTCTTTGTATAAAAAAGGGAACTCGGTTTATACAGTGGTAATGACTGAAAAGGCATCATATCAGGATGTTGCGGTGAACAGCATGTATAAGGCAAGCATCGAGGCCTTATCCAATCGTTTGGTTCTTAAAGGGTTTGGCGATGGAACGTTCAAACCGGAAAAATCAATTACTCGTGCGGAATTTGCCGCCATATTAAACAGATCGCTGGGTGTTTTGC from the Cohnella hashimotonis genome contains:
- a CDS encoding MerR family transcriptional regulator; its protein translation is MSYTIKEASERLGCPAHTIRFYEKEGLLPYIKRDRHGNRLFEQDHLDWIRLMTCFRATGMKISLLKQMVNLALDGDATIPQRKAILNQYKEELFRRQNELAEALDAVNNKLAIYEEIEEGRLPSESRLLNQMEDRHDQPTKRE
- a CDS encoding S-layer homology domain-containing protein, which gives rise to MFQSKRLYHFVIFLILSGLIPIPAAVGAESSSSVVIAQIAASRLHALVLTESGEVYGWGSNANGALGDGTDEARTEDLTKAQGLPAIKAVSTGYLSSYALTKEGELYAWGRNYYGQLGGGASWGITLPRKIEGLPKLVQIEGGNEFAVALAASGEVYTFGVNSVGQLGDGTTVERSNPAKVPGLPFIKEISVGMHHTLVLSESGEVYAWGSNNSGQLGDETTINRTSPVRITGLPKIKALSAGVYHTLALADNGDVYGWGSNEYGQLGQVSTDNVMTPNLIDTFPKSRAIAASASDSSVITTTGEVYVLGTVQTENSPSSNAPRKMEAVSGAETIASGSDYTLCVLNSGEVYGWGSNEYGQLLLGPSNKSMPVKLSEMSHVSQISAGYHNTGVVSSSGELYAWGMNNYGQLGDGTTEDRGKPVLISNLPPLKKVEKGSDYTLAVSVDGIVYGWGSNYYGTIGDGTTINKTTPTWVKGLSNVKDVATAYFTSAALTENGEVYTWGLGYQQSPEILNGLPPISNITAGDDGTVMAVSEDGEVFMWGWISALGGLKSVPIKVDGLASIKNAAVGANATYAVSVSGEVYAWGSNDRGQLGDGTYESNSTPTLIQGLSGIISVSAGRGGYVHAVTQVGEVYEWGSNSNSDPISIRKLPFNEKISSISSKFSHTIALSTSGNLYVWGTNDYGEIGDGTRYSKVPTNLTSKIKNSILALPDNEPPYWPGNSTLQVSEVGSTEATLAWTPAVDNKEVSGYALFSIVGITLSEVAVVDHGVTKYKLTNLTPDTQYTFMLKAKDVTSNWSDYSPEINFRTRPRGEDPGSGTPGSGTPGGVTPSGDMPEESSDLPWDISTSVMPNGKQSIQIQLKDNGFEELMKNDEFKSSKIFQITSSDPADRYEVTLPIKFLSGMSSLEASSLLRISTPDGWWQLPVSTLLKGQNVTASDPVVISIEHAGTEYEETLQQQLAGSGVRPLGKLLDFSVTVSNQPVNQFSEYAEHGLVVETKQIPLNQLAGLTYDPVAKRFVPVPIKTEWNDGVLHVSLYKKGNSVYTVVMTEKASYQDVAVNSMYKASIEALSNRLVLKGFGDGTFKPEKSITRAEFAAILNRSLGVLPGSDQSTSQFKDVKKGAWYEKDIDSAVFAGLITGYSPTSFKPDQTITHQEMIVMLVRAYGYVHADSVNATGIATPAALKLPEWFIPAYQKAIQEGILLSGGDPFKFQPAQTATRQESAYLLHRLLEILVFI
- a CDS encoding aldo/keto reductase; its protein translation is MKQRVLGNSDITLSAIGLGIMGMSPGMYGETNDELSMKTIQRALDLGVTMFDTADVYGNGHNEELLGKAIQGRREQAVIATKFAYTPNYESLSGRPDYVKKAVEASLRRLKTDYIDLYYQHRVDPQVPIEETVGAMADLVKEGKVRALGLSEASASTLRRAHAVHPISALESEYSLWSRDIEDEILPVARELGITHVAYSPLSRGFISGELRTFADLAADDLRRWMPRFQGENFRKNVEIVDKIKEIAIEKNCSPSQLAIAWTIANGSLPIPGTKRIKYLEENAAAVDIVLSKEDLLRIENVSPKNAAQGTRYMEEQMTLLEG